The Thalassotalea sp. LPB0316 nucleotide sequence TCTTAATGTCAGTTTTGGCGACGACTTATTACCCGGCCCCGAAGGCTACTTAACGATGACTATGCAAGGTGGTTTGCTTCATATCGATAATGCCAACGCGATGTTATCGGCAGATATTATCGCACAGCAACTGCCTTTGCCGATTCCGATGACGGCTCAAGGTATCGTTGAATTAGATATCGTTAATTATCAGCAGGGTGCACCATTGTGCCAAGCACTCACGGGCCAAGTGACTTGGCGTCAAGCAAAAATCAATGCCTTAGATGAAAACGTTACCTTAGGTCGCATCAATGGTGACTTGAGATGTGATCAAGGTGCAATCGCGTTAGAGATCAAGCCAGATAATCAACTGGGGCTGTCATATAACGCTTTTGTTGGTGCAAACTTAAAAGTATCGGGCAATGGTTATTTGCAACCGGGTGATAACTTTCCAGCACAATTGCGCGGTGTTTTACCTTTCTTAGGTTCGCCAGATCGCCAAGGTCGCTATCGTTTAAGGCTGTAGCTTAAGATACGGGATTAGCGTTCACCTGATCTAATAATACTGAAAAATCATCAATAGCCGGAAACTGACTAATCTTCCGGCTATTTTTTTTGCTATCAGGATTGGCAACCGCGAGTAAATGCTTAATACCAAAGGTTTTGGCAGAGCGAAGGATCTCGAGGTTGTCATCGACAAATAAAGTACTCTCGCAATCAAATGGTTGCTTTGCTTGCAATCTTTGCCACAAGACTTGTTGCTCTTTGGTCGCGCCAAAATCGTGAGTTGAATAAAGCTTATCAAAATAGCGATCAAGCGACGTGCGTTCAATTTTTAACGACAGGCTTTGGGGATGAGCATTGGTCACTAAAATGACTTCGCGACCAGTATTTCGCAAGCTAGTAAGAAAGTCGTGAGCATCGTCACGCAATTGAATTAAGTGCTGTACTTCGCGTTTGAGTTCGGTAATCGGCAATTGCGTTTGTTCAGCCCAGTAGTCTAAGCAATACCAAGCGATAGTCCCCGATACTTGCTCATAGTGAGCGGTTAATTCAGTTTGGGCTTGTTCAAAGGAAATCTGCTTTTGCTCGGCATAGCGTTTGGGTAAATGTTCTAGCCAAAAATGATTGTCATAATGCAAATCGAGTATTGTGCCATCCATATCGAGTAACACAGTTTTGATTTCTGACCATTCAAGCATAGATTTATTCCTAAAAAACAATTTATGATAGACATTATATCGAACATGTTCATTGAGTGTGGCATATTCTTATAAGAACAGATCATTAGCTGGATGTTATGACGAAAAATAAAACACTGCCAACCATTACCGATACCGAACAACTTGTGCAAACACGGTTTTTCGCTGTTGAGCAACTCGCTCTGACTTTTTCTAATGGCGAGAAACGCCTTTATGAGCGAATGAAAGGGGGTGGCCGAGGTGCAGTTATGGTTGTGCCTTTTAAAGATCCTGAAACCGTTTATCTCGTTAGAGAGTATTGTGCAGGTACCCATAGCTATGAGCTAGGTTTTCCAAAAGGATTGATCGATCCGGGCGAGCTCGCTGAAGAATCGGCAAACCGAGAACTCAAAGAAGAAATTGGTTATGGTGCTAAAGCATTTGAACATATCCAGCAGGTCATGTTAGCGCCGGCATTTTTTAACGCTAAAATGGATATATTTATTGCCAATCAGCTTTATCCGGAGCAGTTAGTTGGCGATGAACCAGAGCCTTTAGAGTTAGTCGAGTGGCCGATTGCTGATTACCACGCTTTATTGGCACAACCCGATTTTAACGAAGCCAGAAGTATAGCCGCACTAATGCTCGTCGTTGATCGGCTAAGGGGGGCTAATGAGTAACGAAAAATACCTAACGATAGCCATTGAAACCGCGAAAAAAGCCGGCAAGGAAATCTTAGGCTACTACAACAAAGGCGACTTTACTGCAGAAATCAAAGATGACAATAGCCCGGTAACAAGTGCTGATATTGCGGCAAACAACACCATTATCGATTGTTTGAAGACATTAACGCCTGATATTCCTATTGTCTCGGAAGAAACCTCTGCTGCCGACATAGCTAAACGCAAGCATTGGACTAAATATTGGTTACTTGACCCGATTGATGGCACAGGCGAATTTATTTTGGGTAGTGGCGACTTTGCGGTAAATATTGCTTTAGTGGAAAATAATTGGCCAACCATTGGCGTGATCCACGCACCCGATCACCAATTAACTTATTTTAGTCAAAAAGGAGCTGGCGCCTATAAAGAAAACACGGAATCGGCAAAGCAAATTTTTGTTAATCCCTATCAAGTGGATAAACCAATCAAGGTGGCGATTAGCCGCCGCCAAGAGCTGAGCTTGATGGGCCAATATTTAAATAAAGCCTACAATTATGAATATGTCGCCTTAGGTAGTTGCTCACTAAAAAACTGCCTGATTGCAGAAGGTGGTGCCGATTGCTACTTGCGCATAGGCCCTACGGGTGAATGGGATACCGGTGCTAGCCAAAGTATTTTAGAAGAAGCCGGTGGTACCATTGTTAGTAGTAACTTTGAGTCGCTTAGCTATAATCAGCGTGACACCCTAATGAATCCCGATTTTATTGGTTTAGGCGATCAACAATTTCCATGGCGTGACATCGTAATCCCACATGTTGCTAGCCGAAAATTATAAGGACATATGATGCGTTTAAAATTTGTTATGACGAAGTTAATAACGACAAGCTTGTTTATTTCCCACTTATTTTTTGCCAATACGGCTTTGGCTAACTGGCAGGTAGATCAAGATAAATCTGATTTGCACTTTGTTTCGGTAAAGAAAAATACCATAGGTGAAGTGCACCATTTTGACCAGTTTTCAGGTATGGTTTCAACTCAAGGCGATGTTAAATTTGACGTTGCACTGGCAAGTGTTAATACCGGCATTGCTATTCGCGATGAGCGTATGCAGGTGTTTTTATTCGAAACAGATAAGTTTAGCCAAGCGAGCTTTAGCGGTAAGGTTGATGCTAAAGCATTAGCTAATCTGACTGCAGGTGGTGCAGGCAAGCTAGCACTGAGTGGTGAGTTGTCGCTACACGGTCAGTCACAAGCGTTTAATCTGATGGTCAACGTAGTTAAGTTAAATAACGGTGATCTGATGGTCAGCAATATAGCGCCTATGGTGATCCAAGCAGAGCAGTTCGCGCTCACCAATGGCATCCTCAAATTGCAGGAGCTAGCCGGTCTGCCAAGCATAAGTACTGTGGTACCCGTTAACTTTAGTTTTTACCTGAGTAACCTGAACTAGTCACTTATTTTATTACTGCGCTTGCGCTTGAATTTGCTGGTATTTATCAGCTGGCACTATATTAACGGTTTCGTGCAGTTGCGAATAAACTAGAATCGCCGTTTTGTCCTTGAGTTGTCGCTTTACCGCGGCAACTTTCTCTTCGAGGCTAACATCGTATAAGCCATAGTCGGTGCCTTCTTGTAATACGTGAGCTTCAACGATGTTATTGAGGATATCTTCTGATAACGTCTCTAATGGAATGATCATAAATGTTCCGATAAAAAGGCTGGAATGCGTTGCTCTAACCAAAAAATAGGTTTTAAAGGATTATTACCACTAATAAAACCGACATGCCCGCCTTTTTTACTGACTTCAAAGCGAATGTTTTTCGGCAGGTTTTCAGGGATATCAACAATATCGCGATGGCTTAAAAACGGGTCGTCTTGCGCGTGGATGATTAAACAAGGCTTGGTGATTTTGGCCAAAAATTGCTTGCCACTTGATTGTTGATAGTAATCTATTGCGTTTTTAAAGCCGTTAATCGGGCCGGTGACATAATCGTCAAATTGCCAAATCGAACGCAGTGATTTTATTTTATCGACACAAAGTTCGGGTAATTTTTTTGCTTGCACTTTCGCTATAGTGCTGTTTTTAAGCATGTTGAGTAGATAGTTCTCGTAGACTTTGGAAAAACCACTACTGATACGCTTGCTGCAACTTGCTAAATCAAGTGGTGCACAAATAACACTTGCTGCCTTATATGGCGAGCAATTGGTTTCTCCCAAGTATTTTACCGTGACATTACCGCCGAGCGAAAAGCCAATAAGTGCTTTTGGGTTCAATGGGTAAGTTTGTCCAAGCCACTGACTAAAGCTATGAATGTCTTTAGTATCGCCACTGTGGTACGAAGCGCCGAAACGATTTTGCTGCTCGCCACAGCCGCGAAAATGCATCAGGACACCGTGCCAACCTTTGGCAGCAATGGCTTGCAGCATCCCTTTGGCGTAATGGCTGTCTTTTGACCCTTCAAGGCCATGTAAAATAACAATAATCGGCGTGTTGGACTGAACTGCAGGTTTACTAGTCCAGGCGAGCTCGACAAAGTCGCCATCTGGCGTGGGAAACTGTTCGCTGATCAATGAAATTTGCTGATGGCGTTTGAAATACTTCGCTAACATAGTTTGGCTATGGGCGTTGGGTAGCCACCATGCGGGCTTAAATTGACTAGCTGAAATCACAATCGGTAATGTTGGAATAATGTTGATCAGTGTTGTCGATATTATCTAGTAATTTGGCGGGCTTAAACAAGTAAAATTACTCATCTAGACCAATTGATTAATAAATAATCCCTTGCGTGCTTCCTCTTCTTTTTTGGTGGTAATCGTTGTTTGCAGTAACGTATCGAGCTTAGCTTGCTCACTAACTGCTTGTGCGATATCAGTATCTAAAATTCTCGAACGCGAATCTGAAAGATTTACGACAGATGTTTGATAAGTAGACACTTGGCTAGCCAAAGCATTGCTTGCTGCGCCGGTTTCACTTGCCGAGGTTGACACTGTTGATAGCGCCGATTCAATGGCCGCTTGGCTCGCGGCAGGATCGCTGGCATCTAAGCCAGTTAAAAAGTCGTCTTGGCCGAGCGCTTCACTGGCAAGGGCATTTACCTCGTTTGCTATTTGGCTAAACTCGTCCTGTATCGCACCTTGATCGGCGAGGGGATTGCCTGCTTGAACGGCGAGCACACTGGCGCGTTGCAAGCTATCGGTAATCGAAGAAAACTGAGCGCTTTGGACATTGTTGAGGTTGATTTGATCTTGTGCGTTAACACTTAACTGGGTGTTACCATTAATCTGGCTTGTTAAGCGATTGGTAATTTGCAGGCCGGCAGGGTCGTCGGCAGCGTCGTTAATTCGCTTACCTGAGGCGAGTTGCTCTTGCTTTTCATCTTTCTTCTCAGTTAAGCGATTAAGCGTGTTAATGCTTGAAGAAGAGGTGTTGATTGTTAATGGCATCATTAGCTCCTGCGACAACAAATGTTTAGTCGTGCTATTGAGTATAGCAAAAGTGTTGTCGCACGTAGCTGATGAGTAGGTTGCTTAACCTAAGTTACTAATAACTAAAACAGTTGTATGTTTATTAATTGTTTTCTTCAATGTTTTTCATGAAGAAATAAACGTAGTAAGCACAAATTAACAAGACAATTGCTAAACCGCCGAAAGAAAATAAAACGACAGGATCATTTAATAGCATTTGAAAAAAGTTCATGAGAAAGCTCCTTATTTACTAACTACAAACATTGTAAATAAGGAGCAAATTAAGAAGTGTGATACAGATCAAATAGTCGTGAATAAGGTGCTAAATATTCTATAGTGCGCGCTGGGCTTTTAGCTCTTGTTGGTGCTTGATCTGGCGGCGCTTACGCTCAACATCTTCACGTACTTGCTTGATTTGGCTTTCATTGAGCTGGCGTTGATCCATTTCGGCACTGGTTATTGCATCTTTATAGCCACTATGTGCGGCCATTAAATTCCAGAAATAAGACATTTTTACATCGCGTGGTACGCCTTTGCCCTCGTAGTACATCAAGGCTAAATTAAATTGAGCTAACACGTAGTTTTCATTGGCTGCTTGCTCATACCACCAAACCGCTTTAGCTTCGTTTTTACGCACGCCTTCACCGTTGGCGTACATCACACCTAAATTAAATTTAGCAGCGACTAAGCCTTTGTTGGCGGCGCGCTCCATTAATTTAAATGCGGTGGTTAGATCTTTTTGGGTCATTTTCCCTTCAGAGTACATCAATGACAGCTGAAACAATGAATCAGGGTAGTTTTGTTCTGCAGCTAAGGTGAATAACTCAAAGGCCTTACCCGCATCTTTTGGTACTCCCCAGCCATTGAGGTATATTTCCCCCATCTGATGCTGTGCAGGCGCATAGCCTTCAGCAACCAAGGGCTCAAATTCAGCAATTGCTTGGTGAAATTGACCTTTGTTGAGTTTTGATACGCCGGCCTCATAATCGGCAGCGTGCAGTGGGCTTGTTACCATAGCGAGTAACAGCAATGATTTTATAAGTGTTTTCATAATCAGCCTCGACAGCTAGTTTCTTGTTGTTAGTTTAGCAAGTGTTTGCTAAATACACCGAATTTGTTTGTAAATCCTTATGTCCCAGACATGATGTCTTCAATTTGCTCGGCGAGTTCTAGCCACAGCATTTCGTGCTCTTCTATATCGGC carries:
- a CDS encoding type II secretion system protein N, with product MKKWLGFSLIFIVCYLAFLLATAPASLILNQVKLPSNVVIQGVSGSIWHAKAKTVYAQNVVIHQVSAKLDWLSLLSFNPRLNVSFGDDLLPGPEGYLTMTMQGGLLHIDNANAMLSADIIAQQLPLPIPMTAQGIVELDIVNYQQGAPLCQALTGQVTWRQAKINALDENVTLGRINGDLRCDQGAIALEIKPDNQLGLSYNAFVGANLKVSGNGYLQPGDNFPAQLRGVLPFLGSPDRQGRYRLRL
- the yrfG gene encoding GMP/IMP nucleotidase, whose amino-acid sequence is MLEWSEIKTVLLDMDGTILDLHYDNHFWLEHLPKRYAEQKQISFEQAQTELTAHYEQVSGTIAWYCLDYWAEQTQLPITELKREVQHLIQLRDDAHDFLTSLRNTGREVILVTNAHPQSLSLKIERTSLDRYFDKLYSTHDFGATKEQQVLWQRLQAKQPFDCESTLFVDDNLEILRSAKTFGIKHLLAVANPDSKKNSRKISQFPAIDDFSVLLDQVNANPVS
- the nudE gene encoding ADP compounds hydrolase NudE → MTKNKTLPTITDTEQLVQTRFFAVEQLALTFSNGEKRLYERMKGGGRGAVMVVPFKDPETVYLVREYCAGTHSYELGFPKGLIDPGELAEESANRELKEEIGYGAKAFEHIQQVMLAPAFFNAKMDIFIANQLYPEQLVGDEPEPLELVEWPIADYHALLAQPDFNEARSIAALMLVVDRLRGANE
- the cysQ gene encoding 3'(2'),5'-bisphosphate nucleotidase CysQ; the protein is MSNEKYLTIAIETAKKAGKEILGYYNKGDFTAEIKDDNSPVTSADIAANNTIIDCLKTLTPDIPIVSEETSAADIAKRKHWTKYWLLDPIDGTGEFILGSGDFAVNIALVENNWPTIGVIHAPDHQLTYFSQKGAGAYKENTESAKQIFVNPYQVDKPIKVAISRRQELSLMGQYLNKAYNYEYVALGSCSLKNCLIAEGGADCYLRIGPTGEWDTGASQSILEEAGGTIVSSNFESLSYNQRDTLMNPDFIGLGDQQFPWRDIVIPHVASRKL
- a CDS encoding YceI family protein, which codes for MTKLITTSLFISHLFFANTALANWQVDQDKSDLHFVSVKKNTIGEVHHFDQFSGMVSTQGDVKFDVALASVNTGIAIRDERMQVFLFETDKFSQASFSGKVDAKALANLTAGGAGKLALSGELSLHGQSQAFNLMVNVVKLNNGDLMVSNIAPMVIQAEQFALTNGILKLQELAGLPSISTVVPVNFSFYLSNLN
- a CDS encoding YheU family protein → MIIPLETLSEDILNNIVEAHVLQEGTDYGLYDVSLEEKVAAVKRQLKDKTAILVYSQLHETVNIVPADKYQQIQAQAQ
- a CDS encoding hydrolase yields the protein MISASQFKPAWWLPNAHSQTMLAKYFKRHQQISLISEQFPTPDGDFVELAWTSKPAVQSNTPIIVILHGLEGSKDSHYAKGMLQAIAAKGWHGVLMHFRGCGEQQNRFGASYHSGDTKDIHSFSQWLGQTYPLNPKALIGFSLGGNVTVKYLGETNCSPYKAASVICAPLDLASCSKRISSGFSKVYENYLLNMLKNSTIAKVQAKKLPELCVDKIKSLRSIWQFDDYVTGPINGFKNAIDYYQQSSGKQFLAKITKPCLIIHAQDDPFLSHRDIVDIPENLPKNIRFEVSKKGGHVGFISGNNPLKPIFWLEQRIPAFLSEHL
- a CDS encoding flagellin, encoding MPLTINTSSSSINTLNRLTEKKDEKQEQLASGKRINDAADDPAGLQITNRLTSQINGNTQLSVNAQDQINLNNVQSAQFSSITDSLQRASVLAVQAGNPLADQGAIQDEFSQIANEVNALASEALGQDDFLTGLDASDPAASQAAIESALSTVSTSASETGAASNALASQVSTYQTSVVNLSDSRSRILDTDIAQAVSEQAKLDTLLQTTITTKKEEEARKGLFINQLV
- a CDS encoding tetratricopeptide repeat protein, yielding MKTLIKSLLLLAMVTSPLHAADYEAGVSKLNKGQFHQAIAEFEPLVAEGYAPAQHQMGEIYLNGWGVPKDAGKAFELFTLAAEQNYPDSLFQLSLMYSEGKMTQKDLTTAFKLMERAANKGLVAAKFNLGVMYANGEGVRKNEAKAVWWYEQAANENYVLAQFNLALMYYEGKGVPRDVKMSYFWNLMAAHSGYKDAITSAEMDQRQLNESQIKQVREDVERKRRQIKHQQELKAQRAL